The following are encoded together in the Adhaeribacter arboris genome:
- a CDS encoding VCBS repeat-containing protein translates to MISKLIRALTAVIICCTCFACQKKAPIADTLFEELPATYTNITFVNKVEVTPEMNIFSYRNFYNGGGVAIGDVNNDNLPDIYFSANTAKNQLYLNKGNLQFQDITTQAGVASKQAWSTGVTMADVNGDNLLDIYVCNAGDVTGDNRKNELFINNGNNAQGIPVFTEKAAEYGLDDEGYSTHAAFFDYDRDGDLDVYLLNNSSYPVSRLGFNNIRNQRDKLGGQKLFRNDNQKFIDVSETAGIYGSLIGFGLGITIGDVNNDNWLDIFISNDFYERDYLYLNNQNGTFTEASKNWMRHESLSSMGADIADINNDGYLDIFVTDMLPGNDTRLKRTSQFESYDLEQLKLSRDFHYQYMQNMLHLNNGNHSFSEVARLAGVQATDWSWGALLFDMDNDGLKDIFVANGIYNDLTDQDFVNFLGNEETMRRAIEGGGYNYNQELIAKMTSTPISNYAFQNTGNLQFVNKAESWGLGKPNFSNGAAYGDLDNDGDLDLVVNNENTPVSVYKNKASEKLKNNFLRVKLQGTAKNRAGIGTKVYVHQPNRTLYLQQMPNRGFESSVDLTLVFGLGKEARIDSVSVVWPDDKMQVVKPVKVNQQLVLNYQNASKTFKPEKVKNNGPFYDATQQVKLNYIHRESNFVDYNRDGLLKQMLSTQGPALATGDVNGDSREDVYVGGAAGNPKKLFLQQANGTFAETTSKMFQDGLGSEDVDAVFFDADKDQDLDLYVVTGSNEFLPNAPELLDRFYLNDGKGNFTRDNRLPNLAENGSCVAAADFDQDGDVDLFIGSRMVSGSYGYDPPSYLYINDGTGNFKNYTKRYLPKNELGMITDAVWADINQDNFPELIIVGDWMPVMVFKNNQGRQLVSSAPAGIPNSAGWWNTIKPADVDGDGDLDFILGNLGKNTRIVASTQQPAELYTADFDGNGTVEQIISCYTEDGKAYPMVLKQDLQKQVPSIKKKFVKYTDYAGKQIQDIFPAEVLKTAVIKKVSNPNTSLLINQSNFTFALQALPLEAQFSPVFGINTLDYNQDGQLDILLTGNFFDVLPEIGRYDANYGLLLRGMGKGKFTAVTSQESGLQVQGQVRKTQQIIGSANQPLLILAKNNDTLQVLRYKK, encoded by the coding sequence ATGATATCTAAATTAATCCGCGCCTTAACGGCCGTTATTATTTGTTGCACCTGTTTTGCCTGCCAGAAAAAAGCGCCTATTGCAGATACTTTATTTGAAGAATTACCCGCTACTTATACTAATATTACTTTTGTTAACAAAGTAGAGGTAACCCCCGAGATGAACATTTTTAGTTACCGCAACTTCTACAACGGGGGTGGGGTAGCCATTGGCGATGTAAACAACGATAATCTGCCGGATATTTACTTTTCGGCCAATACCGCTAAAAACCAGCTCTATCTAAATAAAGGTAATCTGCAATTCCAGGATATTACCACCCAGGCGGGAGTGGCTAGTAAACAGGCCTGGAGTACCGGCGTAACCATGGCCGACGTAAACGGGGATAACTTACTGGATATTTACGTGTGCAACGCCGGCGATGTAACCGGTGATAATCGTAAAAACGAGCTGTTTATCAATAACGGTAATAACGCCCAAGGCATTCCTGTTTTCACGGAAAAAGCGGCCGAATACGGCTTAGATGATGAAGGATATTCGACGCACGCGGCTTTCTTCGATTACGACCGCGACGGCGACCTGGACGTTTACCTGCTAAATAACAGTTCGTACCCGGTAAGTCGCCTAGGATTTAATAATATTCGCAATCAACGGGATAAACTGGGGGGCCAGAAATTATTCCGGAACGATAATCAGAAATTTATTGATGTTAGCGAAACCGCCGGTATTTACGGCAGTTTAATTGGCTTTGGCTTAGGCATTACCATTGGCGATGTAAATAACGATAATTGGCTGGATATTTTTATTTCCAACGACTTCTACGAGCGCGATTACCTGTACCTCAATAACCAGAACGGTACTTTTACCGAAGCTTCTAAAAACTGGATGCGGCACGAAAGTTTATCTTCCATGGGAGCGGACATTGCCGACATCAACAACGATGGTTATCTGGATATTTTTGTAACGGATATGCTGCCGGGCAACGATACGCGGCTAAAAAGAACTTCCCAGTTTGAGAGCTACGATTTAGAGCAACTAAAACTTTCCCGCGATTTTCATTACCAGTACATGCAAAACATGCTGCACCTGAACAACGGCAATCATTCGTTTAGCGAAGTAGCCCGGTTAGCCGGCGTACAAGCCACCGACTGGAGTTGGGGCGCTTTGCTCTTTGATATGGATAACGACGGTTTGAAAGATATTTTTGTAGCCAACGGTATTTACAATGATTTAACTGATCAGGATTTTGTTAATTTTTTAGGCAACGAAGAAACCATGCGCCGGGCAATAGAAGGCGGCGGCTATAATTACAACCAAGAACTGATCGCCAAAATGACTTCTACGCCTATTTCGAACTATGCTTTTCAGAATACCGGTAACCTGCAATTTGTAAATAAAGCGGAAAGTTGGGGTTTAGGCAAACCTAACTTTTCGAATGGAGCCGCTTACGGCGACCTAGATAACGACGGCGATTTAGATTTAGTAGTAAATAATGAAAATACCCCCGTTTCGGTTTATAAAAATAAAGCTTCGGAAAAACTCAAAAATAATTTCTTGCGGGTAAAACTGCAAGGCACCGCCAAAAACCGGGCTGGCATTGGCACTAAAGTGTACGTGCATCAACCCAACCGAACTTTATACCTGCAGCAAATGCCTAACCGGGGGTTTGAATCATCCGTGGATTTAACTTTGGTTTTTGGTTTAGGGAAAGAAGCCCGCATTGATTCGGTAAGTGTTGTTTGGCCCGATGATAAAATGCAGGTAGTAAAACCAGTAAAAGTTAATCAGCAGTTAGTTTTAAATTACCAGAACGCAAGCAAAACGTTTAAACCAGAAAAAGTTAAAAATAACGGCCCATTTTACGATGCTACCCAACAAGTAAAGTTAAATTATATTCACCGCGAAAGTAACTTCGTGGATTATAACCGCGATGGCCTTCTAAAGCAAATGCTTTCTACCCAAGGTCCCGCTTTAGCCACCGGCGATGTGAACGGCGATAGCCGGGAAGATGTCTACGTGGGAGGGGCGGCGGGTAACCCTAAAAAGCTTTTTCTACAGCAAGCCAATGGTACCTTTGCGGAAACAACCTCAAAAATGTTCCAGGATGGCCTTGGATCGGAAGACGTAGATGCCGTATTTTTTGATGCCGATAAAGACCAGGATTTAGATTTGTACGTGGTTACCGGTAGCAACGAATTTCTGCCAAATGCCCCGGAACTGCTGGACCGCTTTTACTTAAACGACGGTAAAGGAAATTTCACCCGCGATAACCGTTTGCCGAACCTGGCCGAGAATGGTTCCTGCGTGGCCGCCGCCGATTTCGACCAAGATGGCGACGTGGATCTGTTTATTGGCAGCCGCATGGTATCCGGTAGTTATGGCTACGACCCACCCAGTTACTTGTACATCAACGATGGCACGGGTAATTTTAAAAATTACACCAAGCGTTATTTGCCCAAAAATGAGTTAGGCATGATCACCGATGCCGTTTGGGCCGATATAAACCAGGATAATTTTCCAGAATTAATTATAGTAGGCGATTGGATGCCGGTAATGGTATTTAAAAATAACCAAGGCCGTCAACTTGTGAGCAGCGCTCCAGCCGGTATCCCTAACTCGGCTGGCTGGTGGAATACGATAAAACCCGCTGACGTGGACGGAGATGGTGATCTAGATTTTATTTTAGGTAATTTAGGTAAAAACACGCGTATTGTAGCGAGTACGCAGCAGCCCGCTGAGTTATATACCGCTGATTTTGACGGCAACGGTACCGTAGAACAAATTATCTCCTGTTATACCGAAGATGGTAAAGCTTATCCGATGGTGCTAAAGCAAGATTTGCAGAAACAGGTACCCAGCATTAAGAAAAAATTTGTCAAATATACTGATTACGCCGGTAAACAAATTCAGGATATTTTTCCGGCGGAAGTTTTAAAAACGGCTGTTATAAAAAAAGTAAGCAATCCCAATACATCGCTTCTGATAAATCAGAGTAATTTTACATTTGCTTTGCAAGCCTTGCCGCTCGAAGCACAGTTTTCGCCGGTATTTGGCATTAATACTTTGGATTATAATCAGGATGGCCAACTGGATATTTTATTAACCGGTAATTTCTTTGATGTATTGCCGGAAATTGGACGTTACGATGCCAATTATGGCTTACTTTTGCGGGGGATGGGCAAAGGTAAGTTTACCGCTGTTACATCTCAGGAATCAGGCCTGCAAGTACAGGGGCAGGTGCGCAAAACCCAGCAAATTATTGGTTCTGCTAACCAGCCGCTACTTATTTTAGCTAAAAACAATGACACTTTACAAGTTCTCCGTTATAAAAAATAA
- a CDS encoding VCBS repeat-containing protein → MTLYKFSVIKNKLFLKVSPFFLLLALAAACTGKKPTTVVQNPLFELVDTTKTNITFANKLQDTKDFNILSYLYYYNGAGVAAGDVNQDGLTDLFFVSNQGKNKLYLNKGNFKFQDISEAAGIEGFADWKTGVTMADVNGDGLLDIYVCAVGNYKGLEGANELYINHGVGSDGQVSFTEKAADYGLDFSGFATQAAFFDYDRDGDLDVYLLNHAVHTARSYDRVTARNLRDNEAGDYFFENQLITKNGSAPKNTPVKFKNVSQEAGIYGAAMGYGLGIAVADFNNDGWDDIYVSNDFHEDDYYYLNNGNGTFTESVKGHFRHLSRFSMGSDAADMNNDGYPDLMTLDMYPEDEKIEKESMGEDPMDIYLYKLQFGYFNQYSRNCLQLNLGGQKFSDIGLMAGVAATDWSWSTLLADYDNDGRKDIFITNGIVRRPNNLDYIKFASADSMQYSANISETLDQKAISMMPEGKVHNYMYRGTSRLRFQDESTNWGFAEPNISNGAAYADLDNDGDLDLITNNINAAAGIYQNQSNKLIKHHYLKVKLQGEKLNTYGLGAKVFVKQAGQLQFQQLMPTRGFLSAVEPILNFGLGKATQADTLLVIWPNQKVQVKTNIAANSTVILKQADAQEEAKTYYAQLFPKEQPLFEEITKTTGIDFKHQENNYLDFYRESLMPFQVSTEGPKLALGDVNNDGLDDFYVGGAKWQAGKLFVQQKNGKFSPTNQALFQADSTYEDVDAALFDADKDGDLDLYVVSGGNEFYGKMPEQFDRLYLNDGQGTFTKSTNLPPMYDNKSCVKVADYDKDGDLDLFVGGHVLGYQYGNSPRSYLLINNGQGKYSDQTAQLAPTLRQAGMVTDASWADYDQDGDLDLMVVGDWMPIRIFENQKNKLVETTQPNGLASSAGLWQTIQAADFDNDGDLDFVVGNLGTNTKFRKRPDTKLRLYVKDIDGNQTLDHILAYSLGDKWYPVATKDELGKQMPLINKKFTNYKEFPGKTIEEIFDKDELKEAKMLEVNCFESIYLENNGKKQFKLRPLPMEAQVSKIFTFYPTDVNQDGNLDILLGGNFYGVSMYQGRYDASYGLLLQGNGRGGFQSVLPTSSGFLLEGEIRDIKPVKTVAGLIYLVARNNAPLQVFRPKKQGASATAFVTK, encoded by the coding sequence ATGACACTTTACAAGTTCTCCGTTATAAAAAATAAACTATTCTTAAAAGTTAGTCCGTTCTTCTTGCTTTTGGCGCTGGCGGCCGCCTGCACCGGTAAAAAGCCGACTACGGTTGTTCAGAATCCGCTTTTTGAGTTAGTAGATACTACTAAAACCAACATTACCTTCGCGAATAAGCTGCAGGATACCAAAGATTTTAATATTTTAAGTTACCTGTATTACTATAATGGCGCCGGCGTGGCCGCCGGCGATGTAAACCAGGATGGCTTAACCGATTTATTTTTTGTCTCGAATCAGGGTAAAAACAAGCTCTACTTAAATAAAGGTAATTTTAAATTTCAGGATATTTCGGAAGCAGCGGGCATAGAGGGCTTTGCCGATTGGAAAACCGGGGTAACGATGGCCGATGTAAACGGGGATGGTTTATTGGATATTTACGTGTGCGCCGTCGGTAATTACAAAGGCTTGGAAGGTGCCAACGAATTGTACATCAATCATGGGGTTGGCTCCGATGGTCAGGTAAGTTTTACCGAAAAAGCGGCTGATTATGGGTTAGATTTTTCGGGTTTTGCTACCCAGGCGGCTTTCTTTGATTACGACCGAGACGGCGACCTGGATGTATATTTATTGAACCACGCGGTGCATACCGCCCGCAGCTATGACCGGGTGACCGCCCGCAATTTGCGTGATAATGAAGCCGGCGATTATTTTTTCGAAAATCAATTAATTACCAAAAACGGCTCGGCGCCGAAAAACACTCCGGTAAAATTTAAAAATGTGAGTCAGGAAGCCGGCATTTACGGGGCCGCTATGGGCTACGGTTTAGGCATAGCCGTAGCCGATTTTAATAATGATGGTTGGGACGATATTTACGTTTCGAACGATTTTCACGAAGACGATTATTATTACTTGAACAACGGCAATGGCACCTTTACCGAAAGCGTGAAAGGCCATTTTCGCCATTTAAGCCGTTTTTCCATGGGCAGCGATGCCGCCGACATGAATAACGATGGCTATCCGGATTTAATGACGCTGGACATGTACCCGGAAGACGAAAAAATTGAAAAAGAATCGATGGGTGAAGACCCCATGGATATTTACTTGTACAAATTGCAGTTCGGTTACTTTAATCAATACAGCCGCAATTGTTTGCAACTGAATTTAGGTGGCCAAAAGTTTTCGGATATTGGTTTAATGGCCGGGGTAGCCGCCACCGACTGGAGCTGGAGTACCTTACTGGCCGACTACGACAATGATGGCCGCAAAGATATTTTCATTACCAACGGCATCGTGCGCCGGCCAAATAATCTGGATTATATAAAATTTGCTTCGGCCGATTCGATGCAGTACTCTGCCAATATCTCGGAGACTTTAGACCAAAAAGCGATTAGTATGATGCCGGAGGGCAAGGTGCATAATTACATGTACCGGGGTACGAGCCGTTTGCGCTTTCAAGATGAGTCTACTAACTGGGGGTTTGCCGAACCAAATATCTCCAATGGCGCCGCTTACGCCGATTTAGATAACGACGGCGATTTGGATTTAATTACTAACAATATCAATGCTGCTGCGGGCATCTACCAAAATCAAAGTAATAAATTAATCAAGCACCATTATCTAAAGGTGAAGCTACAAGGGGAGAAGCTGAATACCTATGGACTCGGGGCAAAGGTGTTTGTAAAACAGGCCGGTCAACTGCAATTTCAGCAACTCATGCCCACCCGCGGTTTCTTATCAGCCGTAGAGCCAATTTTAAATTTTGGCTTAGGCAAAGCTACGCAGGCCGATACGTTACTAGTTATTTGGCCCAACCAGAAAGTACAGGTAAAAACCAATATCGCAGCTAATAGCACGGTAATATTAAAACAAGCCGATGCCCAGGAAGAGGCGAAGACGTATTATGCCCAATTATTTCCAAAAGAGCAGCCTCTATTCGAAGAAATTACTAAAACCACCGGCATAGATTTCAAGCACCAGGAAAATAATTACCTCGATTTTTACCGCGAAAGTTTAATGCCGTTTCAGGTTTCTACCGAAGGTCCGAAACTGGCCTTAGGTGATGTTAACAACGATGGGTTAGATGATTTTTACGTGGGTGGCGCCAAATGGCAAGCCGGCAAATTATTCGTGCAGCAGAAAAACGGGAAATTCTCTCCAACGAACCAGGCACTTTTCCAGGCCGATTCTACTTACGAAGATGTGGATGCCGCCTTGTTTGATGCCGATAAAGACGGGGATTTAGATTTATACGTGGTAAGCGGCGGCAACGAGTTTTACGGCAAAATGCCCGAACAATTCGACCGTCTGTACCTGAACGATGGCCAGGGGACCTTTACCAAAAGCACCAACCTGCCGCCCATGTACGATAATAAAAGCTGCGTTAAAGTAGCGGATTATGACAAAGATGGCGATTTAGACCTTTTTGTTGGTGGCCACGTTTTAGGATATCAGTACGGTAACTCGCCGCGTTCTTATTTGCTCATTAACAACGGGCAAGGAAAATACAGTGACCAAACCGCGCAACTAGCCCCAACCCTCCGGCAAGCGGGAATGGTGACCGATGCTTCCTGGGCCGACTACGACCAAGACGGGGACTTAGATTTAATGGTAGTAGGTGATTGGATGCCCATCCGGATTTTCGAAAATCAAAAAAATAAGTTAGTAGAAACTACCCAGCCAAATGGTTTAGCTTCTTCGGCGGGCTTATGGCAAACCATTCAGGCTGCGGATTTTGATAATGACGGTGACTTGGATTTTGTGGTAGGTAATCTGGGAACTAACACCAAGTTCCGGAAACGGCCAGATACCAAACTGCGGCTGTACGTGAAAGATATCGATGGCAACCAAACCCTCGACCATATTTTAGCTTATAGTCTCGGCGATAAATGGTACCCGGTAGCCACCAAAGATGAGCTAGGCAAACAGATGCCGCTCATCAATAAAAAGTTTACCAATTACAAAGAATTTCCGGGCAAAACCATCGAAGAAATCTTCGACAAAGACGAGTTAAAAGAGGCTAAAATGCTGGAAGTAAATTGCTTCGAATCAATTTATTTAGAAAATAACGGTAAAAAGCAATTCAAGCTGCGGCCTTTGCCTATGGAGGCGCAGGTTTCTAAAATTTTTACTTTTTATCCCACCGATGTTAATCAGGATGGGAATTTAGATATTTTGCTGGGTGGTAATTTTTACGGCGTGAGCATGTACCAAGGTCGCTACGATGCCAGTTACGGGTTATTACTGCAAGGCAATGGTAGGGGAGGCTTCCAATCAGTGCTGCCAACCTCCAGTGGCTTTTTACTTGAAGGCGAAATCCGGGACATTAAACCGGTAAAAACCGTTGCTGGTCTGATTTACCTGGTTGCCCGTAATAATGCGCCTTTACAGGTATTTCGGCCGAAGAAGCAGGGTGCTTCGGCTACCGCTTTCGTTACTAAATAA
- a CDS encoding vanadium-dependent haloperoxidase: MKCKFTSLLIAVLLLIEVSCQNKKADETTLANPDVMHTSVRKLTDVMVHDIFSPPVASRVYAYANIAAYEALVPGYPQYQTLTGQLTGLKELPKPTAGQEYCYPLASLRAFLTVGRTLTFSGDMVDEFEPQVYQKYKEAGLDEEVYNRSMAYGEAVGKKILEWANQDGYRETRGRRYTVVMAPGKWQPTPPAYMDAVEPYWFKIRPFALDSCSQFKPAVPSKFDISKSSDFYKEVLQVYETGKSLTTEQKAIASFWDCNPFVMHNTGHVMYATKKISPGGHWINIAAVASKKAKADFMKTVETYALVSIALADGFISCWDEKYRSARIRPETVINTYMDKDWVPLLQTPPFPEYPSGHSVISNAAAVTLTSLYGENFAYTDSTEVVFGLSPRKFSSFNQAAEEAAISRLYGGIHYLPAITNGQTEGRLVGEFVLGKIKTRKAGNKAKQMAKAE; this comes from the coding sequence ATGAAGTGTAAATTTACTTCTCTCCTCATTGCTGTTCTCTTGCTAATAGAGGTGAGTTGTCAGAATAAAAAGGCAGATGAGACTACTCTGGCCAATCCGGATGTGATGCATACTTCCGTTCGGAAATTAACTGATGTAATGGTGCACGATATTTTCTCGCCACCGGTTGCCAGTCGCGTATACGCTTACGCCAATATTGCAGCCTACGAAGCTTTAGTGCCGGGTTACCCACAGTATCAAACTTTAACGGGACAACTAACCGGTTTAAAAGAATTGCCCAAACCTACCGCGGGGCAAGAATATTGCTATCCGTTGGCAAGTTTACGGGCGTTTTTAACCGTAGGCCGTACGCTTACTTTTTCCGGTGATATGGTAGATGAGTTTGAACCCCAGGTTTACCAGAAGTACAAAGAAGCTGGCTTAGACGAAGAAGTATATAACCGCTCCATGGCTTACGGCGAGGCCGTTGGTAAAAAAATACTGGAGTGGGCCAACCAAGATGGTTACCGCGAAACCCGCGGCCGTCGTTACACGGTAGTAATGGCACCCGGAAAATGGCAACCTACACCACCGGCTTACATGGATGCCGTGGAACCGTATTGGTTTAAAATCCGACCTTTTGCCTTAGATTCGTGCAGCCAGTTTAAGCCCGCTGTGCCCAGCAAGTTTGACATAAGTAAGAGTAGCGATTTTTATAAAGAAGTGCTGCAGGTATACGAAACCGGTAAATCTCTTACAACGGAGCAAAAAGCTATCGCCTCTTTCTGGGATTGTAACCCCTTTGTCATGCATAATACCGGGCACGTGATGTACGCTACCAAAAAAATAAGTCCGGGAGGGCATTGGATAAATATTGCGGCCGTAGCCTCTAAAAAAGCCAAAGCCGATTTCATGAAAACGGTAGAAACCTACGCCTTAGTTTCTATTGCTTTAGCCGATGGCTTTATTTCTTGTTGGGATGAAAAATACCGCAGTGCCCGCATCCGGCCCGAAACCGTAATTAATACTTACATGGATAAAGACTGGGTACCTTTGCTGCAAACGCCCCCTTTTCCGGAGTATCCGAGTGGTCATAGTGTTATTTCTAACGCGGCGGCGGTTACGCTTACTTCTTTGTACGGCGAAAACTTTGCTTATACTGATTCTACTGAAGTAGTATTTGGCTTATCGCCCCGCAAATTTAGCTCCTTTAATCAGGCCGCCGAAGAAGCGGCTATAAGTCGCTTGTACGGCGGCATACATTACCTGCCGGCTATTACCAACGGACAAACAGAAGGTCGTTTGGTAGGAGAGTTTGTATTAGGCAAAATAAAAACCCGAAAAGCAGGTAACAAAGCGAAGCAAATGGCTAAAGCAGAATAG
- a CDS encoding Dabb family protein — MNKVIRASLALIAFSTLFFVSAALIAKKEQVRHVVIFKFKPTATPEQIAQVTQELGALKSKIPGIVAFEHGINDSPEKKNLGFTHVYLLTFENAAARDTYLPHPEHKKFGQLLGKLGIMEDVFVVDYAPEAK; from the coding sequence ATGAATAAAGTAATCCGCGCCAGTTTGGCTCTTATAGCGTTTAGTACGCTGTTCTTCGTTTCCGCAGCGCTCATTGCTAAAAAAGAGCAGGTGCGCCACGTGGTAATTTTTAAGTTTAAACCCACTGCAACCCCGGAACAAATTGCCCAGGTAACGCAAGAACTCGGAGCTTTAAAAAGTAAAATACCGGGTATTGTAGCTTTTGAACACGGGATTAATGATAGTCCGGAAAAGAAAAACCTGGGTTTTACGCACGTTTATCTACTCACGTTTGAAAATGCCGCTGCTCGCGATACGTATTTACCGCATCCGGAACATAAAAAGTTTGGCCAGTTGCTCGGGAAGTTGGGAATTATGGAAGACGTGTTTGTGGTAGATTATGCCCCAGAAGCTAAATAG
- a CDS encoding FG-GAP repeat domain-containing protein: MYRLGLLILTVGWLLPVNLLAQKANKTKKTGAISFTKQVLTEEFIAEGVAVGDVNKDGKVDVLAGAYWFEAPKWQKHEITQPEKFFYDKGYSNAFVSQTMDVNLDGWLDFVRIGFPGKEAVWFENPKQKAGHWTAHTIHATVGNESAGFFDVDGDGKLDLLGGNSATGQMTWFKPPVSAANVTWQQTAISKEKSPGSEPFSHGLGLGDMNQDGRPDVLIKEGWWEAPANPLQPDWTFHLANLGDACSQMYAYDFDKDGDQDVVSASAHALGIWWHEQVRNEQGAPQWNTHLISDKFTQTHGLSFTDINSDGYPDLVTGKRYFAHMGKDPGEYEPPVLYWFELKPGKNPTWIPHLIDDSSGVGVHVVTQDITQDKLTDIIVANKKGVFVFKQERK; this comes from the coding sequence ATGTATAGGCTTGGTTTACTGATTTTAACGGTTGGCTGGCTCTTACCGGTAAATTTACTTGCTCAAAAAGCCAATAAAACTAAAAAAACTGGTGCTATATCTTTCACCAAACAAGTACTTACAGAGGAGTTTATTGCTGAAGGAGTGGCAGTGGGCGATGTAAACAAAGACGGGAAAGTAGATGTTTTAGCGGGCGCCTACTGGTTTGAAGCTCCTAAATGGCAAAAACACGAAATAACGCAACCCGAAAAATTCTTTTACGACAAAGGGTACAGCAATGCTTTTGTGAGCCAAACGATGGATGTAAACCTGGATGGCTGGCTGGATTTTGTGCGTATTGGTTTCCCGGGCAAAGAGGCCGTTTGGTTCGAAAACCCAAAACAAAAAGCCGGACATTGGACGGCCCATACGATTCATGCTACGGTAGGGAACGAATCGGCTGGATTTTTTGACGTAGATGGCGATGGTAAATTAGATTTATTAGGCGGTAATTCCGCTACCGGGCAGATGACCTGGTTTAAACCTCCGGTTTCTGCGGCAAATGTTACCTGGCAGCAAACAGCTATTAGTAAAGAAAAAAGTCCTGGCTCGGAGCCCTTCTCCCACGGTTTAGGATTGGGTGATATGAACCAGGATGGCCGTCCGGATGTGCTGATAAAAGAAGGTTGGTGGGAGGCCCCCGCCAATCCGCTGCAACCCGATTGGACCTTCCACTTGGCCAATTTAGGCGACGCTTGTTCCCAGATGTATGCTTATGATTTTGATAAAGACGGCGACCAGGATGTAGTTTCTGCTTCGGCGCATGCTTTAGGTATTTGGTGGCACGAGCAAGTACGCAACGAACAAGGCGCTCCGCAATGGAACACCCACCTAATCTCCGACAAATTTACCCAAACCCACGGTTTATCTTTTACCGATATCAACTCCGATGGGTACCCTGATCTGGTAACCGGCAAACGCTATTTTGCGCACATGGGTAAGGACCCTGGAGAGTATGAGCCGCCTGTACTTTATTGGTTTGAACTAAAGCCGGGGAAAAACCCGACCTGGATTCCTCATTTGATAGATGACAGTTCCGGAGTAGGGGTACACGTAGTAACCCAGGATATAACTCAGGATAAACTAACAGACATAATTGTTGCTAATAAAAAAGGCGTTTTTGTTTTTAAACAAGAACGGAAGTAA